One window of the Candidatus Chryseobacterium colombiense genome contains the following:
- a CDS encoding RtcB family protein — MEFNGNHLIELGYRPAKWFAEALEYINENKLGENQIKEYLEQFKQPELIPLHETAKDFVINIRAEHESENDNVEKVINTMNVLMKTPTLVAGAIMPDACPTGPVGQIPVGGVVVAKNAIHPGFHSADICCSVMLTDFGKADPKEVLDAAHSVTHFGYGGRPRGEQMPMSDELMDAFRENDFLNDEKLISIARSHMGTQGDGNHFLFVGISKNTGNTMLVTHHGSRAPGAALYDKGMKVANKFRMENSPETLRENAWIPYDSEEGKSYWEALQLIRTWTKENHISIHDATLNKLGIEKENRYWNEHNFVFKDGDLFYHAKGATPLDDKFMPDITGPRLIPLNMAEPVLIVQGKTNERNLGFAPHGAGRNFSRSQHKKSLAHKTTEEIFAEETKGLDVRFFSNEIDISELPTAYKNAKNVRAQIEEFELCEVLDEVMPYGCIMAGDVQKNAPWKKKKKFRKA; from the coding sequence ATGGAATTTAATGGAAATCACTTAATCGAATTAGGGTATAGACCTGCGAAATGGTTTGCGGAAGCTTTGGAATATATAAACGAAAACAAACTGGGTGAAAATCAAATCAAGGAATATTTAGAGCAATTTAAACAACCTGAACTGATTCCTCTTCATGAAACAGCAAAAGATTTCGTGATCAACATCAGAGCAGAACATGAAAGTGAAAATGATAATGTGGAAAAAGTAATCAATACGATGAACGTCCTGATGAAAACCCCGACTCTGGTTGCCGGTGCGATTATGCCGGATGCCTGTCCTACAGGTCCGGTTGGTCAGATTCCTGTTGGTGGAGTTGTTGTGGCTAAAAATGCTATTCATCCGGGATTTCATAGCGCAGATATCTGCTGTTCGGTGATGCTGACGGATTTTGGAAAAGCTGATCCTAAAGAAGTATTGGATGCCGCTCATTCAGTGACGCATTTTGGATACGGAGGAAGACCAAGAGGGGAACAAATGCCAATGTCTGATGAGCTGATGGATGCTTTCAGAGAAAATGACTTCCTGAATGATGAAAAACTGATAAGTATTGCCCGTTCTCATATGGGAACGCAGGGTGACGGAAACCATTTCTTATTTGTCGGAATCTCAAAAAATACCGGAAATACGATGCTGGTGACGCACCACGGTTCAAGAGCTCCGGGAGCCGCTTTGTATGATAAAGGAATGAAGGTGGCCAATAAATTCAGAATGGAAAATTCTCCTGAAACCTTGAGAGAAAACGCCTGGATTCCATATGATTCTGAAGAAGGAAAATCGTATTGGGAAGCGCTTCAGCTGATAAGAACATGGACAAAAGAAAACCATATTTCTATTCATGATGCGACTTTAAATAAATTAGGAATTGAGAAAGAAAACAGATATTGGAACGAACATAATTTCGTTTTCAAGGATGGAGATTTATTTTACCACGCAAAAGGAGCCACTCCACTGGATGACAAATTCATGCCGGATATTACAGGTCCAAGATTGATTCCACTAAATATGGCAGAACCTGTCTTGATTGTTCAGGGAAAAACCAATGAAAGAAATCTCGGTTTTGCACCTCACGGAGCGGGAAGAAATTTCAGCAGAAGTCAGCATAAAAAATCTTTGGCTCATAAAACGACTGAAGAAATTTTTGCAGAGGAAACAAAAGGACTGGATGTTCGTTTCTTTTCAAATGAAATTGATATTTCGGAACTTCCAACTGCTTATAAAAACGCCAAAAATGTGAGAGCACAGATTGAAGAATTCGAACTTTGTGAAGTTCTGGATGAAGTGATGCCTTACGGATGTATTATGGCGGGTGATGTTCAGAAGAATGCACCGTGGAAAAAAAAGAAAAAGTTTAGAAAAGCTTAA